From Echinicola soli, a single genomic window includes:
- the murI gene encoding glutamate racemase, whose protein sequence is MQASAPIGIFDSGIGGLTVARAVKKLLPDEQLVYFGDTAHLPYGDKSTAAIQAYAVKIADVLLKANCKMVLIACNSASTAAYELVKAYVASRAAVFDVIEPVVNYVGLKLPGKHVGLIGTKQTVNSGVYRQKLEGLDKGVSFSALATPLLAPMIEEGFHSNRISKEIIKSYLDDEELSAIDALILGCTHYPLIKPQIDELYEGRVKVIDSSEMIAEATRKYLAMAGLLNQGAKDKDRFLVSDYTSSFENTTKLFFGREVNLEKYPLWE, encoded by the coding sequence ATGCAGGCAAGTGCTCCCATAGGGATTTTTGATAGCGGAATTGGCGGTTTGACTGTCGCAAGGGCAGTGAAGAAATTACTGCCTGACGAACAATTGGTGTATTTTGGTGATACGGCCCATTTGCCGTATGGGGATAAAAGTACCGCAGCTATCCAGGCTTATGCCGTAAAGATTGCCGATGTATTGCTGAAGGCCAATTGCAAAATGGTTTTAATAGCTTGCAATTCAGCTTCTACGGCTGCCTACGAATTGGTGAAGGCCTATGTGGCTTCGCGAGCAGCTGTCTTTGATGTCATCGAGCCTGTGGTGAATTACGTCGGACTTAAGCTGCCTGGAAAGCATGTTGGACTGATCGGTACCAAACAAACGGTTAATTCCGGTGTCTATCGCCAAAAACTTGAAGGTTTGGACAAGGGGGTGTCTTTTTCTGCACTGGCCACGCCCCTTTTAGCGCCAATGATAGAAGAAGGATTTCACAGCAACCGCATCAGTAAAGAGATCATCAAGTCCTACCTGGATGATGAAGAGCTGAGCGCCATCGATGCGCTGATTTTGGGTTGTACCCACTATCCGCTGATCAAACCACAGATAGATGAGCTTTACGAAGGAAGGGTTAAAGTGATCGACAGCTCGGAGATGATTGCCGAAGCCACCAGGAAATACCTGGCCATGGCAGGGTTGCTTAACCAAGGGGCAAAAGATAAGGATCGTTTTTTGGTTTCTGATTATACCTCCTCATTCGAAAACACCACAAAATTGTTTTTTGGTCGGGAAGTAAACTTGGAGAAGTACCCGCTTTGGGAGTAA
- a CDS encoding amidophosphoribosyltransferase, whose product MSDQIKHECGIAMVRLRKPLQYYIDKYGTPMYAANRLYVLMQKQINRGQDGAGIANIKINSKPGTRYISRYRSVDPQAVNYLFGKVAKKFRKAKKQGGEEGLNNADWIKDNVAFSGEVWLGHLRYGTHGENSIETCHPFLRQNNWRSRNLVMAGNFNMTNVEELFGKLVELGQHPKEKTDTVTVMEKIGHFVDEENQRIFNKYKGEYSNNEITEVIERELDVARILRRSCRDFDGGYAMAGIIGNGASFVVRDPSGIRPAYYYADDEIVVIASEKPAIKSAFNIDYNAIQEIKPGHALIVNKDGTYGEHEIISALEKKSCSFERIYFSRGTDPDIYRERKQLGKALIPQILKAIDFDLKNTVFSYIPNTAETAFLGLIEGLEDYLSAKRREILLEGKPHLENIEDLLSFRPRVEKLVNKDVKLRTFITNDNDRDVMVANVYDTTYEVIRSGVDTIVVLDDSIVRGTTLEKSILTTLDKLKPKRIIVVSSAPQIRYPDCYGIDMSKMREFIAFRAALKLLEETGQQYILDEVYDKCVANPDAEENFVKEVYGKFTPQQISDKIADIITMDQINAEVKVIYQTVENLNKSCPEHLGDWYFTGDFPTEGGMKVVNKSFVNFMEGKVVRAY is encoded by the coding sequence ATGAGTGATCAAATCAAACACGAATGCGGCATAGCCATGGTCAGGCTCCGCAAGCCCCTTCAATACTATATTGATAAATATGGTACACCCATGTATGCTGCAAACAGGCTCTATGTGCTGATGCAGAAACAAATCAACAGGGGCCAAGATGGTGCAGGAATTGCAAACATTAAAATAAACAGCAAGCCCGGCACCCGGTACATTAGCCGGTACAGGTCTGTGGATCCGCAAGCGGTCAACTACCTTTTCGGAAAAGTGGCCAAGAAGTTTCGAAAAGCAAAGAAGCAGGGAGGCGAAGAAGGATTGAATAATGCAGACTGGATCAAGGACAATGTAGCCTTTTCCGGTGAAGTATGGTTAGGGCATTTGAGGTACGGTACTCACGGGGAAAACAGTATCGAAACATGTCATCCTTTCTTGAGACAGAACAACTGGAGGAGTAGGAATTTGGTGATGGCAGGAAACTTCAACATGACCAATGTGGAGGAACTGTTTGGGAAGTTGGTGGAGCTAGGGCAGCACCCGAAAGAAAAGACAGATACCGTGACGGTGATGGAGAAAATCGGGCACTTCGTAGACGAGGAAAATCAACGGATTTTCAATAAATACAAAGGAGAATATTCCAATAATGAGATCACAGAAGTAATTGAGCGGGAACTGGATGTGGCAAGGATCCTGAGAAGATCCTGCAGGGATTTTGACGGTGGTTATGCCATGGCAGGAATCATCGGGAATGGAGCCAGTTTTGTAGTAAGGGATCCATCCGGAATCCGGCCAGCCTATTACTATGCCGATGATGAAATTGTGGTCATTGCTTCAGAAAAACCGGCCATTAAGTCTGCTTTTAACATCGATTACAATGCTATTCAAGAAATCAAACCAGGGCATGCGTTGATCGTCAATAAAGACGGCACCTATGGAGAGCATGAAATCATTTCCGCACTGGAGAAAAAATCCTGTTCATTCGAACGAATATATTTTTCAAGGGGTACCGACCCGGATATTTACAGGGAAAGAAAACAACTCGGAAAAGCCCTGATTCCCCAGATTCTCAAGGCGATTGATTTTGATCTAAAAAATACCGTGTTTTCCTACATCCCCAATACTGCCGAGACTGCTTTTCTCGGGCTCATCGAAGGGCTTGAAGATTACCTCAGTGCCAAGAGGAGGGAAATCTTATTGGAAGGAAAGCCTCATCTGGAAAATATCGAGGATTTGCTGAGCTTTAGGCCGAGAGTGGAGAAGTTGGTGAACAAGGATGTCAAGCTCAGGACGTTTATTACCAATGACAATGACCGCGATGTCATGGTGGCCAATGTCTATGATACTACCTATGAGGTAATCCGCTCCGGTGTAGACACTATTGTTGTACTGGATGACAGTATTGTGAGGGGAACGACCTTGGAGAAGAGTATTCTGACAACTTTGGATAAGTTGAAGCCCAAGCGAATCATCGTTGTGTCTTCAGCACCCCAGATCCGCTATCCTGATTGCTATGGGATCGATATGTCCAAGATGCGTGAGTTCATTGCCTTCAGGGCGGCCTTAAAGCTGTTGGAAGAAACCGGGCAGCAGTACATTTTGGATGAAGTGTATGACAAGTGTGTGGCCAATCCTGATGCCGAAGAAAACTTCGTCAAAGAAGTGTATGGGAAGTTTACCCCTCAGCAGATTTCGGACAAAATAGCCGATATCATCACCATGGATCAGATAAATGCTGAAGTCAAGGTAATCTACCAAACAGTAGAAAACCTCAATAAGTCCTGTCCTGAGCACCTGGGGGACTGGTACTTTACCGGTGATTTTCCCACGGAAGGGGGCATGAAAGTGGTGAACAAATCCTTTGTCAACTTTATGGAAGGAAAGGTCGTAAGGGCCTACTAG